The following proteins are co-located in the Pyxicephalus adspersus chromosome Z, UCB_Pads_2.0, whole genome shotgun sequence genome:
- the GPR173 gene encoding probable G-protein coupled receptor 173 has product MANGSESEELSGSLTQSTAISTHFKLVLLGFIICASLAGNLLVSLLVLKDRSLHKAPYYFLLDLCLADAVRSSACFPFVLLSIRNGSAWAYSLLSCKVVAFMAVLFCFHASFMLFCISVTRYMAIAHHRFYSKRMTLWTCIAVICMVWTLSVAMAFPPVFDVGTYKFIREEDQCIFEHRYFKANDTLGFMLMLAVLIVATHIVYAKLLLFEYRHRKMKPVQMVPAISQNWTFHGPGATGQAAANWIAGFGRGPMPPTLLGIRQNTHTANRRLLGMDEFKSEKRLGRMFYGITLSFLVLWSPYIVACYWRVFVKTCSIPHRYLSTAVWMTFTQAGVNPIMCFLLNKDLKSCLQLHIPFWRTKALLPREPYCVM; this is encoded by the coding sequence ATGGCTAATGGCAGTGAGTCGGAGGAGCTGTCTGGCTCTCTAACCCAGTCAACAGCAATCTCTACCCACTTCAAGCTTGTGCTTCTGGGTTTCATCATATGTGCCAGTTTAGCCGGCAATTTACTGGTTTCCCTGCTTGTGCTGAAAGACCGCTCCTTGCACAAGGCTCCATACTATTTTCTGTTGGATCTCTGTCTTGCCGATGCGGTCAGATCATCTGCTTGTTTTCCATTTGTCCTGCTTTCCATCCGCAATGGCTCAGCCTGGGCATACAGCCTCTTAAGCTGTAAAGTTGTGGCATTCATGGCAGTCCTGTTTTGCTTTCATGCTTCATTTATGCTCTTCTGTATCAGTGTTACCCGCTACATGGCCATTGCCCACCATCGATTCTATTCCAAGAGAATGACGCTGTGGACGTGCATTGCAGTAATCTGCATGGTCTGGACACTCTCGGTTGCCATGGCCTTCCCGCCAGTCTTCGATGTGGGAACTTACAAATTCATTCGTGAGGAGGACCAGTGTATTTTTGAACATCGTTACTTCAAAGCCAATGATACTCTTGGATTTATGCTCATGTTGGCGGTGCTTATCGTTGCCACTCATATTGTCTATGCCAAACTACTCCTCTTTGAGTACCGCCACAGAAAAATGAAGCCAGTACAGATGGTTCCAGCCATCAGCCAGAACTGGACATTCCATGGACCTGGAGCTACGGGGCAGGCTGCTGCCAACTGGATAGCTGGATTTGGAAGGGGGCCAATGCCACCCACTCTGCTGGGTATACGTCAAAACACCCATACTGCCAACAGACGCCTCTTGGGAATGGATGAGTTTAAAAGTGAGAAGAGGTTGGGGCGGATGTTTTACGGGATTACCCTCAGCTTCTTGGTGCTTTGGTCACCCTATATTGTGGCCTGTTACTGGAGGGTGTTTGTCAAAACCTGTAGCATTCCTCATCGCTACTTGTCCACCGCAGTGTGGATGACTTTTACTCAGGCTGGGGTAAACCCTATTATGTGTTTCCTACTTAATAAAGACCTGAAGAGCTGCCTTCAGCTCCACATCCCCTTTTGGAGGACGAAAGCCTTGCTACCTAGGGAGCCTTACTGCGTAATGTAA